From Nicotiana tabacum cultivar K326 chromosome 15, ASM71507v2, whole genome shotgun sequence, the proteins below share one genomic window:
- the LOC107775262 gene encoding glucan endo-1,3-beta-glucosidase 8-like has protein sequence MLKLGVLVVVLYFLVYLGDNKKSVEGLGVNWGTMASHPLEPKIVVQMLKDNGIKKVKLFDADKTTMNALAGTDIEVMVAIPNDQLLTMTDYDRAKDWVRRNVTRYNIKAGVNIKYVAVGNEPFLTAYNNSFVNLTFPALQNIQNALNEAGVGDSIKATVPLNADVYFSPESNPVPSAGRFRTDIAELMTQIVQFMNKNQAPFTVNIYPFLSLYSNEHFPIDFAFFDGASNPVVDNGVEYTNVFDANFDTLYSALKAVGYGNMNILVGEVGWPTDGDKNANLNYAYRFYKGLFSRLAANKGTPLRPGYIEVYLFGLIDEDAKSIAPGNFERHWGIFRYDGQPKFPMDISGQGQDKHLVAAKNVQYLPKRWCMLNPNANNLSILANNIDYACTFSDCTALGYGSSCNNLDANGNASYAFNMYYQVQNQLDLSCDFQGLAMVTDKNISQGTCNFIIQTGIYSVSSKVLPGIVVLLSGFTFLLL, from the exons ATGTTGAAACTTGGGGTTTTGGTAGTAGTATTATATTTCCTGGTATATTTGGGTGATAATAAAAAAAGTGTTGAAGGCCTAGGAGTAAACTGGGGAACAATGGCAAGCCACCCATTGGAGCCAAAAATAGTGGTGCAAATGCTGAAGGACAATGGTATAAAGAAAGTGAAGCTGTTTGATGCAGATAAGACAACAATGAATGCACTTGCAGGTACTGATATTGAAGTTATGGTTGCCATTCCTAATGATCAACTTCTTACTATGACTGATTATGATCGAGCTAAAGATTGGGTTAGACGCAATGTCACTCGCTACAATATCAAAGCTGGTGTTAACATCAA ATATGTGGCAGTTGGTAATGAGCCTTTTTTGACAGCCTACAACAACTCCTTTGTGAACTTAACATTCCCAGCTCTACAGAACATCCAAAATGCACTAAATGAAGCAGGAGTAGGGGACTCCATAAAAGCAACTGTACCACTAAATGCTGATGTCTATTTCTCACCAGAGTCTAATCCTGTACCTTCTGCTGGTAGATTCCGGACCGACATAGCTGAACTAATGACACAAATTGTTCAATTCATGAACAAGAATCAAGCACCCTTTACTGTAAACATTTACCCCTTTCTAAGTCTTTATTCCAATGAACATTTCCCAATTGACTTTGCTTTCTTTGATGGTGCTAGCAACCCTGTAGTCGATAACGGGGTCGAGTACACCAATGTCTTTGATGCCAACTTTGATACCCTGTATTCAGCATTAAAAGCAGTTGGTTATGGCAACATGAACATTCTAGTTGGAGAAGTTGGTTGGCCTACAGATGGTGACAAGAATGCTAATTTAAACTACGCGTATCGATTCTATAAAGGACTGTTTTCCAGGCTTGCAGCTAACAAAGGAACACCCCTTAGACCTGGATACATTGAAGTTTACTTGTTTGGACTAATTGATGAGGATGCTAAAAGTATTGCTCCTGGTAATTTTGAGCGACACTGGGGAATTTTTCGATACGATGGGCAGCCAAAGTTTCCTATGGACATTTCAGGTCAGGGACAAGATAAGCATCTTGTTGCTGCAAAAAATGTGCAATATCTTCCTAAAAGATGGTGCATGCTTAATCCAAATGCTAATAATTTGAGCATACTTGCTAATAACATTGACTATGCTTGCACATTCTCAGATTGTACAGCATTAGGATATGGTTCttcttgcaataatttagatGCTAATGGGAATGCATCATATGCATTTAATATGTATTACCAGGTTCAGAATCAATTAGATTTGAGTTGTGATTTTCAAGGATTGGCAATGGTGACTGACAAGAATATATCTCAAGGGACTTGTAACTTTATTATTCAGACAGGTATTTACTCTGTCTCTTCTAAGGTTTTGCCTGGAATTGTTGTATTGCTAAGTGGCTTCACATTTCTTTTACTGTAG